From Clostridia bacterium:
ATGCCGTAAAGCCCAAGGCAGGTATAAACAAACGATACCGCCATCGGCAAAGCCGCAACCCAGAACACCGGGTTTCTGAATCTTACCTTCCAGTTAATCTGCATAAAAATACCTCCTTTAAAATTGGTTATGTGCCTGCTTATTAATATGCTTTTCAATTTTTTCGATTGCCTCGGTCACGGGACCGTTGCACCCCTTTTCGGATAAACCTTTAAGACATGCCAACAATCCATACACCACAATGGTAAGCTCATTTTGCGTGCCTTCCTGGTCGCGGTTATGCTTATCCTCAAGAAGTTTAATCCGGTCTCTGAGTTGATTAATCTCTTCCTTCAGCTTGTCCCTTCCGCTTATCCACTTAAAAAGCTTCCAGACAAGGGTTACCACCGTGATAACCACCGTAAGCACACCGCCAAACAGAATAATTGTATTTAACGATATGTACATTACAACGTATCCTCCAATTCAGCCATAATTTTTTCGTATTCTTCTTTACTTATAAGGTGAAAAGAGCTTGGGTTCATACCTTCTCCAAGCCAAATTTTACTCGCATATACATCGTTCCCATTGGTATAAAGAAATCCGTCTGGTGCAACCAAATCAGCTCTACTTAATTCTCCCATATAAACTCCTCCTTATTCAACGTCTGAAAGTGCAAAAGTCCAGTTTTGCTTAGAAGCTTTCAAATCTTCCCACCATGTTGTTCCTCCGCTGATTGTTTCCATTGCATTACTGTTAAATGTTACGGTCTGCCCTTCGGCATCATTAGACAATGCAAAAACTATACTTTCTGCACTTTTTCTGCTCAAGGGACAAGTTCCGAAATCAATGCTTTTCCCGATTGTTCCGCCGATTCTAATTTCTATAAGACTTGTGCAGTTCAAAAAAGCATTGGTTGTTGTTGCACTTTCGGGAAATGTTAGGCTGTCAATGCTGACAAGACTTGTTGCATTAAAAAACATACCCTGAATAGAAGTTGCTTTTTCCAGAACAATTTCAGGCACTCTGGTAATTAACGAATACTGGAAGAAGTTACTTACGGTCAAAGCATTTTTGCAATCAAGTTTTGTTCCGTATTTTTCAAGAATGCCTTTTAAATCAGTTACTCCCGAGTAAGAAAAAACATTTGATGCATTTCTTGATGAAGGCATCACAACATCGGTGTAAGGCGTAAAAGTGTCGTCGTTCCAGCCTTTTCCCGCAAAGCCGTATGTAAATGCACTTTCGTTAAGTGCATCTATGTGTTCACTCCACTTTTTTCGCCTCTCCGCCTCGCAACCCGCATCAAAAACCTCTGCCTGCTTTTCGGCAAATTCAGAAGGCTTAATTATATCGGTTTCTCCTGTCTTTTCGCGAATAGCATCCGCAATCTCCTTAAATTTTTCCTGCTGAACACTCATACACCCACCTCCCAGCTGTCAAGAATAGCTTGCTGAATGGACGCGTCTGTGTACGCATTTGCTTTTGTCTTTGTATAATAGGTGATGCTCACAATGCCACTTTCGCAAACATCCGTACTCGAAATAATATTTTTTACATCGGACCTGTTTTCAAATCCTGTGAACACAATTTCTTGTGTTAAACCATCCGCATAAAAATACTCAAATCTACCCTTTGCATCTTCAGGATGTAACTCAGTCGGCACATCTTTACCCCACAAGTAAATATATGAGGTGTCAGACCCTGTAAGTGTTTCATTCCATATGATGGTAGCGGATTTAACACCGACGCAATCGTCAGGTAATTCATAAACACCGCCAGTTAAACGTTCAGGAAGAACAATCGTTTTTTCACCGTCAGCATATTTTTTAGCATCATCAAGTTTTTCATCCGCATACAATTTTGCAGAACTTAATGTTTTAGAAACTTTGTCGTCCACATATTCCTTAACACTTACATCACTTTTGGTAAACCAAGTGTAATTAACGAACACATAATCTGAATTACCATTGCCGGCTCTGATTTCAACAACAGCTTTTCCTTCATTTTTATTAAAAACAACAGGCATTGAAACTTCTTCTGCTCCGATTATAAAATTTGACCCATCAGCATAATAAAACTCAACGGAACAAGCGTCATGTGCCTCGTCATCAACGGTTTCCGGGTCTTCGTATAATGTCACTTTTGAAATAAATATAGGATTTAACGAAAAATCAAGAACATATTTAGAATCAGACACATCAATATCCACAGTAGTCTCGTGTTTAATGCTTGTATCACCAACTTTGTTGTCGGTATACGTTTCTGCATAATCAAAAGCAGGTTTCAGCAAATCATTTGCGCTTTCCCATTTATTCTCCGCGAGCACGCCGTAGTAAGGATACGTTTCTTTAAACGTCTCAAGTGTAAATGCAGTTGTATCTGTGTCTGGTGCATAAAGTTCTAATTCTTTCACATCGCCAGTCAGCGCAACAAAAACAGTACAAATAAGTTTTTCGTCAGTGCTTGGATTAAAGAAAACGTACTTATTTTTCGCACTAATATCTACCGTCAAATCACCTGATACCGTCAAATTAATGTAACCAGAATCCTGTGTGTCAAGCTCTGTAATTTCATCCGTACTTACATAATGCTGTGCACAAACCAAAACGGCCTTTCCTTCAATCTCACAAGCAGGAAATGATTTTTCTAATTTTTCAACACAGCCGTCTGTGTACATTTTCGATTCCGAAACCGCTTCTAGCTTACTCGAGTTTATCTTTTCGTTAAGCTCCTGATTCATTTGACTGATATTCACAAGAATCTGTGTCAGAACGCCCGTATTTGTGCCTGCTGCGATTGCATCCGCTCCGTTTGGTTTCTCTACTTTAAACAGCAGCTCGTTTGTTGTAAGACAGCTCCCGTCGGGAGAAACAACAGCAGTTCGAACTGTAAGGTCCCCTACTACCGAGTGCATCTCGTTTTCCATAACGTAAGTAGCACGATTGCCAAAGCACCTTCCGAGACCTAAAAGCTTCTTGCCGTCCGCACGAAACGCCGTCACCTCAAACGAGCAGTTGCTGATATCCTCCGGAGCTGTAAGTACAATTTCATACGCATTTACATCATCCGAAACAAGCGGAAACGCAAAAAACGGAAACTGATGTTTGGCCGTATGAATCTGGTATTGTCTTTTCATCTTTTTCCTCCTTACACTGCAAAAATTTCTATAGTTTGCTTCATGGCATACTCTTTGGCTTTTTCTGTTTGGTAATAGCAGTTAAGCTTCAAATTATAAAGCCCGTCTTTTTCACCAATTGTCGCCGAAACGGAATAGCCGTTGCCCCCTTCGCTTCCTTGACAAAGCACAAAACTTGTACCTTGTCTGACTTCTACCACTTCAGCACCACCGGCATGTACAGTTCCGACCGATGCATAGAATTGGCTGTAATCGTTCAAATCCAGTTTCAGCAAGCTTCTCGCGCTTTCATCTTCATCATAAACATAAATAAACATCTGATTGTACGAACCAACTTTTAACGAAAGTTGAAACGCGCCAACGTTTTCGGTAATCTTCAGCTTTGCATATCCCGGTAGTCCCCAACTGCTTGCATATTTAGAGGCAACGTTGGTGCTTTTTGCGTATTTTCTTTTATTCGTTAAAACACCACTTGCCGAAATTTCAGCCAGCGGTACGTAAAAAAGACCGTCGTCCGTGCTGTCTGAAAAGGAGGCTGTCGCTGCCACCACTTTGCAGGTGTTCAGCTTTGTGTTTGCACATAGGGCAACATAGTTTTTTACCCCAGAAGTAATTGCTACTGTCTCCGTACCGGTTACTTCCGCAATCATCCCATTTGCGAAAATAGCTTTTCCGGGCTTCACATGTGCAATGCTCCCCACTACACTTACCTGCAACGAATTGTCTGTATCCGGCAGAACACCCTCTCCAATATTATTGTAGCAAATGTCGTTCAACTTGGACACATAATACGAATCGCCGTCTGAAAACGGTTCTGCAACACCCGAAAACCCAATAAGTGTTTTTACAAGCCCGTTCAGATCATCCGCTCCAACCTCCTGGTTGTCCATAAAAGAACATTTAATCATCCAAAACCACCTCCGTTAAAATTGGTTTTTCATTATAACTCTGCTCCTGCCACCAGTTAACCGCTGACACGAGCTTTTTCACCGTAACACCGACCCCGTTTTGTACGCGGATAATGTCGCCGATGTTATAATCCACACCACACTGTATGCTTTCGGTCTCGCAGGTAACATCAGCCGTAGCGGTAAATGTTTTCAGCTCGTTCAGAGCCTCTTTGTCTGTGGTTGCGGTTAGCACTACATCACGACGATGCAGTCCGTGCGCGCCGTTTGAAATGTACCGCCATTCCTTTTCGGTCACAGTCTCCATAATCGGTTGCCCCGTTTCGTCTTCTACAACGTTTCCCTCTTCGTCAACCTTTTTCCGAACCTTCTCAACATCCACAACATACCATCCACCGCGCGCCAACGTCTTGTTATCGTAGGTCGTAACAAAGGTGTGTGCGTTCAGATTATTGGTTGACAGCATCAAACCGTTTTCGCTTGGTTTCTTCAATGCAAAAGAAAAAACTTTGCTCTCAAAGTCGATTTTGATTTCATAGCCCCATCCGAACTGATTCAAAAGCTCAGTCAGCCACGCATCTAATGGTGTGTAGTTGTTCTTCGGATACGAAATTGTTTCCGTAAAGCCCTGCTCTGCAGGCATAGTCAACCAGGGCGCGTCCGTGTTCACAATATTTACCGTCGACAAAATAAGCTGTTCAGCGTTTTTTTCTCCCTCTGCCTCGTCCGCAGGCACAACATAATTCTTAAGCAACCCGTTTAAATGCATTCCATACAAATGACATTCCGTGTCTGACCATTGATATCCCGTAAGAAACCCTTGAAAGTCGCCCCACTTAACGAACAGCTCGTTTTGATTCTGTTCTACAACCGTTTTTAGTATTTCGTCGGCAAAAACAATCTCAAAACTGCCGTTCCCGTTAAAGTCCTGCTGAACATTGCAGGATGTGTAACCGATTTTATAGGACCATTGCGGCAGGATGTGCAAAAGGTTTAAATCAAAATCATAAAAACGTATATCCAAAAACACACCTCCTAAAATACCGCCGAAACATATTCGCTGTGATAGGTCAAATACACAGTAATATCCTGACCTGCATTACGGTTCAGCGCATAAATCGTGTTTTTCCCGGGCTTTAACATAAAATCCGAAAGAACAGTACTGTCCGAAATGTAATTGGTCAGCACGTCACCTTTGTTATTGGTTATCCTTCGGTTCGGCAGGTCGATTCTAACCACCTCTCCGATTTCGGGCGTGTACTGAAAATCAATTTCTGCGCCGGTGATTTCGTTTTTCAGATAAATTCCCGAATCCAGAGAAAGCACCGCCGCATCCGCAACCCCGTTTGCAACATAAATTATGGGATATACATTCTTTTCTCCTCTCAGCTCTACTTCTGCAGTAGTACGACGTTCGGTAAAAACCGCAGGCAATTGAAAAGTATACGTTGCGTCCTCACCGTTGTTTATCATGTCAACGCGTTCAAACACATACACCGTTGTTTCTTCCACATCCGAAAAATACGGGTAATCTGCCTGGAATTGCAGAACAAAATTATAAAGGTCACCCTTACCAACCTTGGTAAAGCCTTCGGACGTAATCATTCTGCATTCGATTTTCTTTGACCCGGTGACAAAATCAAGAACCAAGGTACCGGGATGATACAAAATGCTGTACATATTCTGCACATCAAACGATGTACCGTGAAAAGTGCCGGAAATGGTAAGTGTTCGTTGTATATCCCGAATATCGGTTGTCACACACCCCGGCGCTTTTGAAAACACTTTACTTTGCGCTTCCTGGTCAGGCGGTTTAAACCCCACCAACGCAGTGACGTTTAAAGGGAGCCCGCTTAAAGCACTGGCTCCCATATGAATTTCACCATATTCGTTTTTGTATGTAATTTTAAGCATGTTTACCTCCAGTTCCTGAGCCGTTTTTGTGTTTCGGCATTCTGAATGGTCTGCATCTGTCGCGCTGTACTTTCACCCTCTGCAGATTGCAGAACGTATGTGGGCGCATAAGTTGTGCCGCCTGCTAAAGTGCTTTGGTGCATGTACTCATGTCGCATACCTGAGAATCCATACACATCGTCAAGCACATCTGAAACATTTTTGACAATCTCTGTAAGCTTTCCGGCAAAACCCTCTGCGAACTGCTCCCCGGAATCCTCGCCGATAGCAAAGAATTTCTCAGGAAGCTTAACACCCGCTTCTTCCTGCACCGCATCAATCAAATCCTGACTTGCTTCAACAACTTCTGCGCCATAAAGCTCAGCCGTTACACTTCTTATTGCTCTTTCCTTTTCCTCAAACGCCTTTACATATGCATTTAAAGCCTCGTCATCATAAGCAAGAAGTGCGTCCGTAAATGCCAGACCGTCTTTTACGGACATATCCCTCAGCATACCAAACAGATCTGCAGGCACTTTACCTTTAAGCTTTATAAGGTTATCTGCATACCGCTGAATGTCTGCCGTCTGCGCATTCAAGTCGGCAGGTGCAATGCCTTTTACCGCTTTTTCGGTAAGTGTTCTGCCATCTTCGGACCATTGATATTCAACACCGATAATAGCATCGCTGTCATATAATCCACCCACATCCGAAAGCTTTTCGGAAAAGTCTTTTGCTTCGTCCAGAACGTCGCTTAAAACCTCTTGGGCTTTTTCTCTCGCTTCCTCCGCTTTCTCAATGGCATCCTCTTTCAGCTGTTCATGGTAATCAAATATTTCTTCAGTGTAATCAAACCATTCGTCACTACCAACTTTAAAATATTTATCACGGATAGCCTCAAGACTTGCGTAATACTCCGCGTCAGAAATAATTCCGAACCTGTGCGAACGGTCTAAAATCTCCCGCTCACTCTGAATCTGTTCTTCCAGAGCGTTTTCGGTATATTCATAAATAGAATCGGTTGCATCAAACCACTCTTTTGTACCTGCGGTTAAGTATTCATCTCTGTACTTTGCAATTCCCTCATAGTATTCCTGCTGTGTGATTACACCATATTGCAATTGCTTGTCCAGAGATTCCTTAAACGAATTAAACCGTTTGGTGTTTTCTTCGTCGTTTTCAGGCAACCCGTTTTTAAAGCCTTTGGCAAATACCGAAGCAACAGAATCCTGCACACCCTTTGCAAGCTCGTTGTTAAAAGCAATTAACGAACCCCTTGCAAGTGTCGCTGATGCACCATTTACACCGTCAGCCGATTTATTTAAACCGATGACAAAGCCTTCACCAAAATACTTACCGCTCTTTATAGTCTCTTTTGCAGGAGATTGTTCGCCGATAGCCGAGCTTAAGCTGTTTTTTGCTCCACGCCCCATATTGTACGCTGTTGCATTTACAGTAGACATCATGGCTCGCATACCGTTAATAAAGCCTTGAGCGAAATTTGTACCACTCGAATAGGTGTTCATATTTAGCTTGGTTTTTGAATTATTAGCAATCGTTCCCGATGCGCTGACGGCCAAAGGACCTTTTGCCTGAATACCGCTTGCAAAAGTCTGTATCGCACCTTCGCCTTCACCGCTTATATCTATGGTTAAACCGTTTTTTGTAGCATTTTGAACCGACACCCACGCTCCGACAATGTTACCAACATTAGACGAAATACCATTTGCATAACTCCATGTTGCCGCCATACCATACGGTGCCATGCTCACACTGCCAAAGCCTGCACCGGCATTTTCTGCTACCGCCACTGATGCACTCTGTGCCTCACCTGCACCTGCTGAAATACTGCCTGCAAATTCGTTAACCGCTTTACTTCCGGCATCTGCGCCATCCACACTGTTTAAATCATCTTCAACAGTCTGCTTGACATCGTTAGAAGCTTTGTCGACCTCGCCTTTGCCATCTGAAATACTGTCCGCATATTCGGCTACTACCTTGTCAGCAGCCCCGGCACTGTCTACACTTTCAAGAGACTCTCCAACACCATCAGCTATTGCGTCTGACGCACCTACAGGGATGCCGCGTAACCGAAAAACATTATCGCCAAAATTCTGCGCCAAACTTTCTGCCGCATTCATACCCTTGTCTTTGTTTAACACTTCCCAACGTGTTAATTCATATACGGCAAGTTCATACAGTTGCCTATAATTGTCAACCATCTCTTGTGTTACACCGGGCATGCCATTTGCGAAAGCCTCCTCAACTGCTGTAAGACTTTTTTCGAAACTCAAGACTTGACTTTGTAAACTTGATTTTGTGCTTACCTCTGCAGTTTTAAAAGAGTTGTTTATCCTTAAGAATGCCTCTTCTATTTTATCCGCTTCGCCGGACGCAACAGCCCCCAACAAGAATTCAAAGTTTTCCTGAATATTTTGGTTTTCTTGCAGAGCATTACTCGCTTTTACAACTTCTCCGTCAGCCTTTTTCAGGTTTGAATAAAGTTCTTCAAAAGTACCAGTTGTTGCCTTGGTTGCTATACCAGTGTTTGTCAACAATGCAGAAAACTTTTCAAAACTCAAGGAACCATTTTCGTATTCCTTTACGACATCCGGAATTTTTTCTCTTGCGTCATCTAACACTTTATTGACAGCATCCTGAGCTTTTTTTCTATTAATTGTTGCTTCGGTTAAATTTTGTTGTGCCTCCGCCTCTTCTTTAATAGCTTTATTATAATCTTCCTGATAACCGGAAAGTAACGCCTCCTGCTTTTTCGCCTCAATCAAGGAATATATATTGTCAATAATCGCCTGCTTACCTTGTGCAACCATGCTGTCTAAGGTAATTTCAGTACCCAGTGCATCCGACAGAATACCTGTAATGGCGTTTGCTCTGTCCTCGTAGCCCTCTTTCACATTACCGTTGGCATCCACAAGGCTGTCAAGCTCTTCCACAAGTGATTCGTAATGTCCATATTCCGATTCGATTTCCGAAACAGCTTTTTTGCGCGCCTCTCTGGCCTGCTCATAAGCCTTTCGATTTTCTTCGACCCTGGCGGTCAGCTCATCGATTTCCTCCGCAAGCAGGTCTGCCTCGCTTTTTTCGTCCTCCATGCATAAGGTAAATACCGCAATCGCCGCAGTTACGGCTACAACCGCCGCCAACAACAACCCCAAGGGATTTGCCGACATTGCGCCGTTCCAAAGCATCTGAGCTTTCGTGGCAAGCCCCACAGCAGCGGTTTTCAGAGTAATCTGCCCCGTACACAAGCCAACAAGTGTCTGGAACAAAGTCAGACCGCCGTTCGAAGCAACCAACGTCAACGCGTGTGCCGATTCCATTGCAGTAAGCGCAGTAGTTGCCGCCGTCCATGCTGTAGTTACCGTTGTCGTGATTGCTCCAATTGCATTATACGCTTTAACCGCCGCAACCGAACCTATTACAGCAGTAGCCAAAGCTGTAAAATTGCTGATTACAAAAGAAAGAGCACCGCCAAGCGCTCCGTCAGATAAACTTGCGGAAATTCCTGCAATTGCCGTATTCACATCCTTTAACAAATCTGTAAAAGCACCATCCAAGGAGTTATATGCGGTTATAGCAAGATTCTTAAGGCCTTCCTTCATAATGGCTGACTGACCTGCAGCGGTATTCGCCATTGTTTCAAATCCCTTTTCAACAAGCCCAGCGGTATTATTCATCGCCTCTAAGTTAGAGGTGAAAGTTTTTCCTTCCTGGTTCATGATAGAAAGAGCCGCTTTACCTGCTTCAATGGAAGAAAACATATCTACCATTGACACGCCACTCTCGTCAGCTGCTTTTTGCAAAAGCGCTAACACATCGTTTAGCTCTGCACCGCTTTCCATCATTTCAAGGAAACTCTTCCCAGCATATTCTGTTCCCTCTGCAGCTGCCTTTAAATTGTCAGAAGCTATTGTGCCACTTTTCCCGAGTTCAGCTATCAAACTGTTCAACTGTGTGGTAGCCTGAGCAGTAGGAGTACCTTGCGCCGTCATTGTAGCAAGTGCCGCACCTACGTTTTCAAAAGAAACTTTAAACGCTGCCGCTGTTGGTGTAACTTGTGCCAAAGATGCACCGAGTTCTCCTACTGTCGTGATACCTTTGTTTTGCGTTTGAATCAGTATACCCTGAATTCGTTCCGTTTCAGAAACATCCAGACCATATGCATTAAGGGTTTTAGCTGTTGCAGCAATTGCTGTATCCGTATCTGTAAAACCAGCCATCGCAAGCTTTGCAGATTGTTCCAGCATGTCAAGCGCTCCCGCCATATCTTCTGTAACCGGAACACCGGCAGACAGTGCAGAATAAAGACCTTCGTTGAGCTCGGTTGCCGCAACACCGACACTTGCAGAAAGTGAAAGCATTTTTTTATTTAAGTTTTCTGTATCTACTGCAACGTCTCCAAAAAGTGTAGATGCCTTTGCCGCACTTTGTTCGAATTCGGAACCAAATTTCACAACCGAGGCAGCTGCAGCAGCTACAGCTACACCAACAGCTGCAAAACTTTTCTTTGCGGTTTCGCCGGCACGTTTAAGCGATTCATTAAATTCCTTGTCATCGCCGGTGATTTTTACTTTTACCTGATCTGCCATGTTTTTCACCCTTTCTATTGTGAAAATCTCTGGCACTCAATTTAAAAATCACTGGCACTCGATTTTAATTTCAAAATTATGTCTGCACTTGGGGTTTTTGCATTTCACCCACAACCCCTTGCAGTTTGCTTTCTTTTCATAAAAAATCGGCATTTTATAGCCACATTTCGGGCATCTTATTTTTTCAATACAAAACACCCCCTACTTAAACAACGAATTGAAGTCCTCCAGCTCCTTCTTTTCCTTTTCCGAAAGCACCTCTGGCAAAGCATACAAGGCTTTCAGGCGCAAAAGCTCCTTGTTATCTCCGTTGTAACCGCGATAGCCCATTATTTTGGATATATAGTGCTTTTCTTCCAGGCTCTGGAACTCCAACAAAAATTCCCACCAATGAAAAGCTTCTTTTCTTCGGTAGGAAAGGTCAATTCCGGACTGATTCCGGATAGCAAGTATTATCATGTTTAAATCATACGCGAAGGAAAAGGTTCGTGACCGTTCACGTTCCTCGCTGCCACCGCCAAAGCTTTGCACATCCGCTTTCGGATACCCCTTGTAAAACTCTAAAACCGCGCGAAAAATAGCATCCGCAGGCTCGTTTGGTATGGTATCGAAAATCAGCTTGCAGATTTCCACAATCTGAAGTACCACATCCTTCGGGTCCTCGTCCTCTGAAAGCGCAAGCTCGGTTTTTTCCAGAATTTCCGAAACCAAAATCCAAACCTTAAAATCATATTTTACGGGGTACGCCGTACCGTTGATGGTTAAATGCTTCGGCGGTGGTGTAGTGGCAAGGTTAATCATTTTTTACCCTTGACGGAAGCTTTCTTCGCTCTCTGATTGTAAGAGGCGTTAAAATCTTCCAATTCCTTCGTGATTGTGGTGGTCACCTGCTCAAATACCAAAAGCGCGGTTTTCACATTCACACTTTCACCGAAAATGATTCTGTGCGCGCCCTCGCCAAACAGCGCGTCCAAAAAGATAAAAACAGATTTGCATTCCTTTCG
This genomic window contains:
- a CDS encoding branched-chain amino acid ABC transporter permease, with the protein product MYISLNTIILFGGVLTVVITVVTLVWKLFKWISGRDKLKEEINQLRDRIKLLEDKHNRDQEGTQNELTIVVYGLLACLKGLSEKGCNGPVTEAIEKIEKHINKQAHNQF
- a CDS encoding phage tail tape measure protein encodes the protein MADQVKVKITGDDKEFNESLKRAGETAKKSFAAVGVAVAAAAASVVKFGSEFEQSAAKASTLFGDVAVDTENLNKKMLSLSASVGVAATELNEGLYSALSAGVPVTEDMAGALDMLEQSAKLAMAGFTDTDTAIAATAKTLNAYGLDVSETERIQGILIQTQNKGITTVGELGASLAQVTPTAAAFKVSFENVGAALATMTAQGTPTAQATTQLNSLIAELGKSGTIASDNLKAAAEGTEYAGKSFLEMMESGAELNDVLALLQKAADESGVSMVDMFSSIEAGKAALSIMNQEGKTFTSNLEAMNNTAGLVEKGFETMANTAAGQSAIMKEGLKNLAITAYNSLDGAFTDLLKDVNTAIAGISASLSDGALGGALSFVISNFTALATAVIGSVAAVKAYNAIGAITTTVTTAWTAATTALTAMESAHALTLVASNGGLTLFQTLVGLCTGQITLKTAAVGLATKAQMLWNGAMSANPLGLLLAAVVAVTAAIAVFTLCMEDEKSEADLLAEEIDELTARVEENRKAYEQAREARKKAVSEIESEYGHYESLVEELDSLVDANGNVKEGYEDRANAITGILSDALGTEITLDSMVAQGKQAIIDNIYSLIEAKKQEALLSGYQEDYNKAIKEEAEAQQNLTEATINRKKAQDAVNKVLDDAREKIPDVVKEYENGSLSFEKFSALLTNTGIATKATTGTFEELYSNLKKADGEVVKASNALQENQNIQENFEFLLGAVASGEADKIEEAFLRINNSFKTAEVSTKSSLQSQVLSFEKSLTAVEEAFANGMPGVTQEMVDNYRQLYELAVYELTRWEVLNKDKGMNAAESLAQNFGDNVFRLRGIPVGASDAIADGVGESLESVDSAGAADKVVAEYADSISDGKGEVDKASNDVKQTVEDDLNSVDGADAGSKAVNEFAGSISAGAGEAQSASVAVAENAGAGFGSVSMAPYGMAATWSYANGISSNVGNIVGAWVSVQNATKNGLTIDISGEGEGAIQTFASGIQAKGPLAVSASGTIANNSKTKLNMNTYSSGTNFAQGFINGMRAMMSTVNATAYNMGRGAKNSLSSAIGEQSPAKETIKSGKYFGEGFVIGLNKSADGVNGASATLARGSLIAFNNELAKGVQDSVASVFAKGFKNGLPENDEENTKRFNSFKESLDKQLQYGVITQQEYYEGIAKYRDEYLTAGTKEWFDATDSIYEYTENALEEQIQSEREILDRSHRFGIISDAEYYASLEAIRDKYFKVGSDEWFDYTEEIFDYHEQLKEDAIEKAEEAREKAQEVLSDVLDEAKDFSEKLSDVGGLYDSDAIIGVEYQWSEDGRTLTEKAVKGIAPADLNAQTADIQRYADNLIKLKGKVPADLFGMLRDMSVKDGLAFTDALLAYDDEALNAYVKAFEEKERAIRSVTAELYGAEVVEASQDLIDAVQEEAGVKLPEKFFAIGEDSGEQFAEGFAGKLTEIVKNVSDVLDDVYGFSGMRHEYMHQSTLAGGTTYAPTYVLQSAEGESTARQMQTIQNAETQKRLRNWR